ATGAATTCCAAGTGCGACGCAGGTATTGTCGAAATCTTTTTGCAGCTGTTGGATGGCGAGACTGAGTACTGGTTCAATCTGTTCGCGAGCGAGATCACCAACGCACTCGCCATTTTCCATGTCTTCAACAAAACCCGTGCCCACGTTTCCCAAATCTACCGGTCTCAGATTATATTTCCTCTGGAAACTCGTGTCTCTTAAAACTTCGCGCAATAATTGATGGTCGCTCTTTTGATCCTTGAAAATTTCATCCTCGCGATTGAGCGGACTCGCGGTTATTTTTTGACTCGTAAAAGTCTCCTCGTCAGTAATTTCAGTAATTTCTATTTTGGGTATTATTAGACCGGTTTTATGCCGGTTGTCATCGATGCTGCTGTTATCTCTGATAACAGAGTCTTGTTTGTTATTTGACGGAAATAGAAGACTACGGAGAGATGAATTTTCAGTTTCGACAGGCGATGGTCCCGGTGATGACTGTGAACTAATTGATGACTGGTGACTAATTGAAGACTGAGGAGAATTTACAGACGTGGGTtcttctttaaataaaatttctttcaacAATGGATTGCTCGTTTCCTCGCGTTTTGGAAAGAAATCAGTATCCAGAGAGTTGTAAATATCTTCTTCAGACCTTGGTGGTGTACAAGGTACCGTGCAGTCTGTGGAATCTTCTTTGTAACCAAGACTTTCCGCTAAAAGTCTGAAATAATTACTTgcccattaatttaaaatccttcttatttgtttttctttttatttaaataataaaataaattaaattacctgGATTCCTGTAGAATGGTAAGCAAATCGATGCTTTTTTCCCGTTTAACAGGTGGCTTTGTGGCTGTTGGTTCTGGACTTGTGGGATACAAATGTGCGCTCTGCGGACTCTGAGGTACATAGTAGGGACTACTGGGATAACCGGGTGATGCTTCGCGTGAGTAATTTGGTGACAATGCGCCAGTTAAACCGGGATAAGGAGGGCTGGGGTATGTCGTGGGTGATCCAGGTCTCGGTGATAACACTTCCTGTTTTATTTGGATGGGTTTCAATGTCATTTGATTGTGAGTATTATTGGGGGAGTTGTAGTCATCTGGTAGCAATGACAAGTCAAATTGAAATGCTGTGTATTCAAATGAAGGTGAGAATCCAACGGCTGTTGGTACTGTCTGTGGcatctgtaaaattaaataaatatagttattataaattaatttctgatGTAAATCTTGAGAAATAATCCCGACTCAAAATCCTCgatgagaactatgaggtctaaatgcgaataatttatcgattttaaattataactacacggaaaaaaatgtgtagttaaatttactacaaatggAGTTCGATTTACTACACTGACTAGTAATATATAGGATAACTACACGTTTAGTAACAGTTACTAGTACACTGTGGTACACAACCTGTAATACCATTTACTACAGTAAGTAGTAATAAGAACTAGCATTAAATAACCACTGTGGTTCATTTTACTCCACAACAtagta
This genomic interval from Microplitis mediator isolate UGA2020A chromosome 2, iyMicMedi2.1, whole genome shotgun sequence contains the following:
- the LOC130663409 gene encoding DNA-binding protein D-ETS-4, whose protein sequence is MVYGGNFKMETMPQTVPTAVGFSPSFEYTAFQFDLSLLPDDYNSPNNTHNQMTLKPIQIKQEVLSPRPGSPTTYPSPPYPGLTGALSPNYSREASPGYPSSPYYVPQSPQSAHLYPTSPEPTATKPPVKREKSIDLLTILQESRLLAESLGYKEDSTDCTVPCTPPRSEEDIYNSLDTDFFPKREETSNPLLKEILFKEEPTSVNSPQSSISHQSSISSQSSPGPSPVETENSSLRSLLFPSNNKQDSVIRDNSSIDDNRHKTGLIIPKIEITEITDEETFTSQKITASPLNREDEIFKDQKSDHQLLREVLRDTSFQRKYNLRPVDLGNVGTGFVEDMENGECVGDLAREQIEPVLSLAIQQLQKDFDNTCVALGIHPEPRRWSAADVAAWVQWARRQLQLPSVPLDSFNIDGETLASLTEEDFCHRAPQCGSMLHAQLEIWKAAVEESPRNTLAASWSPAGAVQPSPVSTSDPNSSLSPPDASSSSASSCNMDLTDDEDDDVAAVTPVNEGGKIRNGGSHIHLWQFLKELLQSPGLHGSCIRWLDRTKGVFKIEDSVRVARLWGKRKNRPAMNYDKLSRSIRQYYKKGIMKKTERSQRLVYQFCHPYSL